The following proteins are encoded in a genomic region of Triticum dicoccoides isolate Atlit2015 ecotype Zavitan chromosome 1B, WEW_v2.0, whole genome shotgun sequence:
- the LOC119301999 gene encoding uncharacterized protein LOC119301999, with protein MAKLMCLCFIILTIGVAVSADECEGDRQAMIKECAMYQKWPANPKIDPSDACCAVWQKANIPCLCAGVTKEKEKIYCMEKVGYVANFCKKPFPHGYKCGSYTFPPPA; from the exons ATGGCGAAACTCATGTGCTTATGTTTCATCATCCTCACTATCGGGGTAGCCGTGTCGGCTGATGAATGTGAGGGTGACCGACAGGCCATGATCAAGGAGTGTGCTATGTATCAAAAGTGGCCAGCAAATCCGAAGATAGATCCGTCAGACGCATGCTGTGCAGTGTGGCAAAAGGCAAACATCCCATGCCTTTGCGCTGGTGTCACGAAGGAGAAAGAGAAGATATATTGTATGGAGAAGGTTGGCTACGTCGCCAATTTCTGCAAGAAGCCGTTCCCACATGGCTACAAGTGTGGAA GTTACACATTCCCTCCTCCGGCGTAG